Proteins from a single region of Carassius carassius chromosome 25, fCarCar2.1, whole genome shotgun sequence:
- the LOC132104709 gene encoding boophilin-H2-like produces MSRDLIGGLLLIAALLQSAVGLQSKEDCLLQVEEGTCNDNIQRYYYNTITQQCEEFSYSGCGGNANNFKSFLECRKACFRIPKVPQKCRFQMEEGPCRSLFKRYFFNMTSMQCESFSYGGCQGNDNNFQNLQECMEYCRYLPSKKINVICNEILDEGNCLASIPRYYYNSTTKTCEEFTYTGCGGSNNNFTSRQSCMDACKTGRKRLSPKVSKGYPRRVMAQPPRQKSAK; encoded by the exons ATGTCGCGTGATTTGATTGGAGGTCTTTTGCTAATTGCTGCTTTACTGCAAAGCGCCGTCGGACTACAATCCAAAG AAGATTGCCTTTTGCAAGTTGAAGAAGGAACGTGCAATGACAACATCCAGCGCTATTACTACAATACAATCACTCAACAGTGTGAAGAATTCAGCTATAGCGGTTGTGGAGGAAACGCAAACAACTTCAAATCCTTTTTGGAATGCCGAAAAGCATGCTTCAGGATACCAA AAGTTCCCCAAAAATGTCGTTTTCAAATGGAAGAGGGGCCCTGCCGTTCCCTCTTCAAGCGTTATTTCTTCAATATGACCTCCATGCAGTGTGAGTCCTTCTCTTATGGTGGCTGTCAAGGCAATGACAACAACTTTCAAAACCTTCAGGAATGTATGGAATATTGCAGATATTTACCTTCTAAAA aaatcaaTGTGATTTGCAATGAAATTTTGGATGAAGGAAATTGCTTAGCTTCCATACCAAGGTATTACTACAACTCTACTACGAAGACTTGTGAGGAGTTCACATACACAGGATGTGGAGGAAGCAACAATAACTTCACCTCTAGACAAAGCTGTATGGATGCTTGTAAAACTG GGAGAAAAAGGTTGAGTCCCAAAGTTTCCAAAGGATACCCAAGACGAGTAATGGCCCAGCCACCAAGGCAGAAGTCAGCCAAATAA